The proteins below come from a single Hyperolius riggenbachi isolate aHypRig1 chromosome 8, aHypRig1.pri, whole genome shotgun sequence genomic window:
- the SERTM2 gene encoding serine-rich and transmembrane domain-containing 2 has translation MTEAYFKFRGNRTIYVQQLPTVATETTATTADKYSNLYLYVGLFLGLLAVLLVLLFTMLLRIKHVISPITPNTESSEMPQFTDVEMQGRSPSA, from the coding sequence ATGACTGAAGCCTACTTCAAGTTTCGTGGAAACAGAACTATCTATGTTCAGCAGCTTCCAACAGTGGCCACAGAAACAACAGCTACAACAGCGGATAAATATTCCAACCTCTACTTGTATGTGGGCTTATTCCTAGGTCTACTTGCTGTCCTCCTGGTTCTATTGTTTACTATGCTCTTGCGTATTAAGCATGTCATCTCTCCTATTACCCCCAATACAGAGAGCTCAGAAATGCCACAGTTCACAGATGTAGAGATGCAAGGAAGGTCTCCAAGTGCCTAA